GGTGCAGGAGGGCTGGGGCACCTGCAACCTGAGCTGGCCGGAGCCCGTGGGGCTGTGGGGCGCCGCCTTCATCGCCTACACGTCCGTGCTGGGCTTCTTCGGGCCGCTGCTGGTCATCTGCCTGTGCTACCTGCTCATCGTGGTCAAGGTCAAGGCGTCGGGCGTGCGGGTGGGCTGCCCGCGGCGGCGGCGCTCGGAGCGCCGGCTCACgcgcatggtggtggtggtggtgctggtgttcgtgggctgctggctgcccttcttcctgcTCAACATCGTGAACCTGGCCGTGACGCTGCCCGAGGGCCCCGCCTCCGCCGGCCTCTACTTCTCCGTGGTCGTGCTGTCCTACGCCAACAGCTGCGCCAACCCCGTGCTCTACGGCTTCCTCTCCGACAACTTCCGCCAGAGCTTCCGGAAGGTTCTGTGCCTCCACGGGGGCTACGGCGCCGAGGACGCCGACCCCGTGGAGAAGGGCGCGCGGCCGCGGGAGGCCACGCTGCCCGCCCCTGGCCCAGAGGCCAACGGACTCATGCAGACCAGCAGGCTGTGATGGCCATGGCGGCCTGGAGCCCGCGGTGGGCgctgccctgcctcctgccccgcgccccccaccccgggacgtAGGGGCTGAGCTGCCCCCGGCCTGGGGCCCGTGAGCCTGGATGCTTCTTGACGAGCTGTGAGGAGGGGGTTCCCGGACCGGGCCGTGAGGGGACAGACCTCTCGGCAGGCCGGGTGCCGGGAAGGTGGGGGTTGTGACAGGCTCTGCCCAGGGGGTTtccaccctcccctcccgcccccagcccgggccTCTGGGTCCAGGAGAAGGACACCCAGAGGGGAGCCATCTGCCGGGACACGAGGTGCGACTGGGCGCCCTGCACACAGCGCTGTGCGTCCCTGGCCAGCACCCAGTGCCGCCCTGGGAGGGGGCTCCCCACTTGGCTCAGCCCGCACCTGCGTCTGAGTGCCCGGTGGGTGAGGGGCAGTGGGGCGGGGCGAGTGGGGACGCACAGGAGGCCTCGCTCCTGCTGAGGTCCagccggcggggcggggaggtGTAGGGAGGGCAGGGCACTGTCTCCTGGTTCGGGACAGCGGCTGGGGGGACGGGCAGGTCGGGGCGGCCGAGGGCTGTGTCTGTATAGGAAGCAGACACAGGGCCCCCGAGAGTCctgcgcccccagccccgctgccccggGCCTGTGTGCCCGAGCCTTCTGGGCCTGGGGCCTAGAGGACCAGAGCTGACCCCGTGGCCCCAGAGGCCCCGCTCCAGTGTCTGTGGTCTGCCCGGTGTCCCCAGGAGGACAGACAGAGTCGCtgcccagtgctggcctcagcACTGACCCCGGACGCAGGCGTGAGGAGAGCCCGCGAGCTGGACAACCTGCTCCCTGGACGACTTGGAAATAAATGTTTGATTCTTTCCCAAAGCAAACACTGCTCCCGGAGCCGAGGGCCGAAAAGCAGACACCCTCCCGCCCCGGCCTGGGCAGCGCCAGACAAGGCCACACCCCCGCTTGTAGCCAGTGACCGGGGCGGGGGGTAGCACGGGGCCCCGGGGGGCGCTGTCCCCAGGAGCCCACATCCTCCAGCTCTGGGCCCTGTGGCCTGGGGTCTCCACGAGGCCGTGTCTGAGGCTCCCCCACAGGGACCAGCATCCCGAGGGCCCAGGCCAGGGGACACTGAGAGCTGACCTCTGGTCTACCTGCTTCCTGCCCGCAGGGACCAGCATCCCGAGGGCCCAGGCCAGGGGACACTGAGAGCTGACCTCTGGTCTACCTGCTTCCTGCCCGCAGGGACCAGCATCCCGAGGGCCCAGGCCAGGGGACACTGAGAGCTGACCTCTGGTCTACCTGCTTCCTGCCCGGGACCTGAACACAAAGTCCCTCTGCTCAGATGCTTTGGGGAACGAGCAGATGGCTCGGAAATCCGCCCGGATCAATTTCTCCCGATTGATTTGACATCCAGTGTGCCTGTCACCCAGGACCTGGCCAGCCAGCAGTGCCCtgcaggggtgcagaggccagcagctcccgtgtgtgcctgtgtgtgcatacctgtgtctgtgtgtgcacacatgcgtcTGTATGCTGCCCTGCTGTGGGACCCACAGGGGGTGGGGGTCCTTgggctctctgcccccccccccatttcctcacCTAACCaaggccccctcctccctggcagccaggagcttggaggaCCCACTCGGGGAGGCCATAGAAGGCGCTAACCACGCCCCATGAGGCGGCCTGCTAGGGCAATGTCGGGAcctgctcccccgccccctccagcctGGCGCCCCGAACATGCTGCAGACCTGGCCCAGGGcctgctcccccgcccccctcctccaGGCTCCCCAGCCACGTGCAGGCCGCCTGACCCACGGCCATCGTCATCAGGGACACATGCCGTCCCCACACCGCCCTCCCCACCACGTGGCCTCCTCTTCGGggtccccagcagcccccacacAGGGAGCTCAGAGGATGCCCCGGCGGCTGGGCCCGGGCCTCTgtctccccagccacagcccccagccaggcGGACCCGAGAACAGGACCCGTGTACCCGTGGAACAGGTGGTGGTTCCACGTGCTGTGTGCCCACGTGGGTTTGGGTCCCGAGGATCCCAGCTAGGGGGAGCATCCCAGACAGGGAACGGCGTGTGTGACAGCTTGGGGGGTAAggggcagggccccagccctgccttcagGGGTTGATCCTGGCTGCCAGAGAGGGGGAGACTGGACACGGTGACAACGTGCGGAGCTGAGCCCAGGCCGAGGGCTCCTGGGGGTTGAGACAGAATCAGCGCTGAGGcgaggcctggggcaggagccgGGGGTGTCCCAGGAGGGTCCAGGGGACGAGGCGTGGTCAGCATGGACAGTGCCCAGACCCCCAGAAAGGCCTGGCAGGGCAGACAGCCCTGAGCAGCCACAGTGGGTCCCAGGACATAGCCCGGCCCTGGCAGCCAGAGCCAGCGCGGGGCTGCGGGCGGGAGCGGCGGCCGCTCTGGGGCTCCGTCCGCATCAGTGGGTTTTATTGGCCCCGGGGCTCCAGTGACGCCCAGGCTGAGCTTTCCGGACATCcggccggcgggggcggcgggaggGTGGGAGTGTCTGTTTGCCCAGCAGGGCAGAGTGCCGGGAGGGGGGGGCGGTGACTGGGAGAGAAACCGAGGCTGGGCTGGCTCCCAGCAGTTGTGACGTTGAGTGCCCTGGGTGGGACCCCCGTCAGTCTGCTCCCCCCTCAGGGGTCCCCGGGAGTGGGGGGCCTGGCGGAAATGAGGGGGACACAAGTGATGGGCAGGGCAGACGCAGCAGCGGCTAGCAGAGacgtgtgggacacccagaggggGACGGGGGTAGGGGCAGGGGTCAGCTCTGCGAGAGCAGCCCAGAGCCTGCAAGCtggagtcccccccccccatgctctctgcccacccacacccacctcagcccccagcccaggtcccCCAAGGGCAGAGCtgccccccgccctccccactGCTGGACCCCTACCATGGGAAGTGGCCACGTCTGTCTCAGGTCCCCCACATCTCAGACCCCCCACGTCTGTCTCAGGGCCCCCTGTCTCAGGTCCCCCATCTGTCTCAGGTCCCCCCAGGTGTCAGGTCCCCCCACATCTGTCTCAGGTCCCCCACATCTCAGGTCCCCCATCTGTCTCAGGTGCCCCACATCTCAGGTCCCCCATCTGTCTCAGGTCCCCCCAGGTCTCAGGTCCCCCCACATCTGTCTCAGGTCTCCCAAGGTCTCAGGTCCCCCACATCTCAGACCCCCACGTCTGTCTCAGGTCCCCCCAGGTCTCAGGGCCCCCCAGGTCTCAGGTCCCCCACATCTCAGACCCCCCACGTCTGTCTCAGGTCCCCCAGGTGTCAGGTCCCCCCACATCTGTCTCAGGTCCCCCACATCTGTCTCAGGTCCCCCACATCTGTCTCAGGTCCCCCCAGGTCTCAGGTCCCCCCACATCTCGGGCCCCCCATGTCTGTCTCAGACCCCCCACATTTGTCTCAGGTCCCACATCTGTCTCAGGTCCCCCCAGGTCTCAGGTCCCCCCACATCTGTCTCAGGTCTCCCAAGGTCTCAGGGCCCCCTGTCTCAGACCCCCCACGTCTGTCTTAAGTTCCCCCAGGTCTCAGGGCCCCCCAGGTCTCAGGTCCCCCACATCTCAGACCCCCCACATCTGTCTCAAGTCTCCCAAGGTCTCAGGTCCCCCCAGGTCTGTCTCAGGCCCCCCACATTTGTCTCAGGTCCCCCCAGGTCTGTCTCAGGCCCCCCATATTTGTCTCAGGTCCCCCCGTCTCAGTGCCCCAGGTCTGTCTCAGGTCCCCCAGGTCTGTCTCAGGGCCCCCCAGTCTGTCTCAGGTCCCCAAGTCTCAGGTCTCCCAAGGTCTCAGGTCCCCCATCAGTCTCAGGTCCCCCACATCGCGGTCCCCCTGTCTGTCTCAGGTCCCCCCAGGTCTCGGGCCCCCCACATCTCGGGTCCCCCAGTCTGTCTCAGGGCCCCCCACATCTCGGGTCCCCCAGTCTGTCTCAGGGCCCCCACATCTCAGGTCCCCCAGGTGTCAGGGCCCCCAGTCTGTCTCAGGTCCCCACACATCTGTCTCAGGGCCCCACATCTGTCTCAGGTGCCCCACATCTGTCTCAGGGCCCCCACATCTGTCTCAGGGCCCCCCTGTCTCAGGGCCCCACATCTGTCAGGGCCCCCACATCGTCTCAGCCACCAGACTCAGGCCCTTCACAGCGTCGTCCACCGTTCACGTTCCGTGTCAGTCATGTGACCAGCTGGCCTTTCGTCCACTTTGTTTCCTGAATGAGCGCGGCACACATTCTCCAGGCCGTGGAGAGCGCAGGGATCCACCTTTCCGCCGCCCAGGCGAGCGTGCCGCCCCCGCCCGGTGCCCTGCGGTCAGAGTGGGGCGCTGCCCCTCCGGGAGCCCCCGTCCTGCACCCAggggccccgcctcccccagggccGGCTCTGCGTCCGGCTTCCTTCACACACACTCCCACTGCTTCTGGGATCTCCTCCCACGAGGGGCTGAGTGCTTCCCACCCCGTC
This sequence is a window from Lepus europaeus isolate LE1 chromosome 21, mLepTim1.pri, whole genome shotgun sequence. Protein-coding genes within it:
- the SSTR5 gene encoding somatostatin receptor type 5, which gives rise to MEPLFPAAAPGWNASSSSSAAAPAGSHNGTLAGLAPSAGVRAVLVPVLYLLVCAVGLGGNTLVIYVVLRHAKMATVTNVYILNLAVADVLLMLGLPFLATQNAVSYWPFGPFLCRLVMTLDGINQFTSIFCLTVMSVDRYLAVVHPLRSARWRRPQVAKLASAAVWAFSLLMSLPLPLFAEVQEGWGTCNLSWPEPVGLWGAAFIAYTSVLGFFGPLLVICLCYLLIVVKVKASGVRVGCPRRRRSERRLTRMVVVVVLVFVGCWLPFFLLNIVNLAVTLPEGPASAGLYFSVVVLSYANSCANPVLYGFLSDNFRQSFRKVLCLHGGYGAEDADPVEKGARPREATLPAPGPEANGLMQTSRL